A single window of Anaerocolumna chitinilytica DNA harbors:
- a CDS encoding TetR/AcrR family transcriptional regulator produces MSQITKHALEDSLKNLLLRKPLSKITISDIAKDCGINRMTFYYHFKDIYDLIEWICTEETARAINGKKTYETWQQGFLQTFQMVLENKPFISNVYHSISREKIEDYFYAITYDLLIGVVEEKAAGMKVSEESKKFIANFYNFAFVGLLMDWIKKDMREDPQLIIDQLSTLIQGEVSRALNNYQLNKSNQIPKID; encoded by the coding sequence ATGTCACAGATAACAAAGCATGCCTTAGAAGATTCCCTCAAAAATCTTTTACTCCGAAAGCCCCTTAGTAAAATCACTATTTCGGATATCGCTAAGGATTGCGGCATTAACCGCATGACCTTTTATTATCACTTTAAAGATATTTATGATTTAATTGAATGGATATGTACGGAAGAAACGGCACGTGCCATTAACGGCAAAAAAACCTACGAGACTTGGCAGCAGGGCTTTTTGCAAACCTTTCAAATGGTTCTTGAAAACAAACCTTTTATTTCCAATGTTTATCACTCTATCAGCAGAGAGAAAATAGAAGATTACTTTTATGCTATAACTTATGACTTACTGATCGGTGTCGTAGAGGAAAAAGCAGCGGGCATGAAGGTATCGGAGGAAAGCAAGAAGTTTATCGCAAACTTCTACAATTTTGCTTTTGTTGGTCTGCTTATGGATTGGATTAAAAAGGATATGCGGGAAGACCCTCAACTAATAATCGACCAGCTCAGCACCTTAATTCAAGGAGAGGTATCAAGAGCTCTTAACAACTATCAACTTAACAAATCTAATCAAATCCCTAAAATTGATTAA
- a CDS encoding GGDEF domain-containing protein, whose amino-acid sequence MQNSILSLITSSTINIIMLLVLLFLISKNTIMPVRTTKAYITAIIFTVIVIVAELSTSMLDLLGPAFRIPNIIANIVGFSLSTCIPFLLVRVFTEKLDRKCKYLLMLIAFNFLLLISSPWTGWIFYVSVDNQYTRGPLFGVYIITYLYGLVVLMVSNHQQSLKYQDTERSFLLILYGIFFIGTTIQVLFPFIHSSWHCISLVLVMYYLFQRELQFKYDIVTEVLNRQAFEKKLQAISATDHSGIILFDLDGFKIINDTYGHAKGDYYLKAAASIIKNCSKEIGQCYRIGGDEFCVLAKNTSEAAIRKCINLMLQSFKKAREADTIMPLISYGYSIYNNSEHGDILSSFQDADKKMYTCKKSRQLDSLYKR is encoded by the coding sequence GTGCAAAATTCTATCCTATCGTTAATTACAAGCAGTACAATCAATATAATAATGCTTCTAGTTCTATTATTTCTAATTTCAAAGAACACAATTATGCCTGTCAGAACAACAAAAGCATATATTACGGCGATTATTTTTACGGTTATTGTGATAGTTGCTGAACTATCTACTAGTATGCTGGATCTGCTAGGGCCGGCATTCCGTATTCCAAACATAATTGCTAATATCGTTGGTTTTTCACTTTCAACCTGTATTCCTTTTCTGTTGGTCAGGGTATTTACTGAAAAACTAGACAGAAAATGTAAGTACCTTCTCATGCTTATAGCATTCAATTTTTTGCTTCTGATTTCATCCCCATGGACTGGATGGATTTTTTATGTTTCAGTGGATAATCAATATACAAGAGGCCCGCTTTTTGGTGTTTATATTATAACATACCTGTATGGTTTAGTTGTATTGATGGTTTCCAACCACCAGCAATCTTTAAAATATCAAGATACAGAACGTTCCTTTTTATTGATACTATATGGTATTTTTTTTATCGGAACAACGATTCAGGTTTTATTTCCTTTCATACACTCGTCATGGCACTGCATCAGCTTAGTTCTTGTAATGTACTATCTATTTCAGCGGGAATTACAATTTAAATACGATATCGTTACCGAGGTGCTAAACAGACAGGCCTTTGAGAAAAAACTGCAAGCCATAAGTGCGACGGACCATTCGGGTATTATTTTATTTGACTTGGATGGTTTTAAAATAATAAACGATACATACGGTCATGCCAAAGGTGATTATTATCTTAAAGCTGCAGCAAGTATTATTAAAAACTGTTCTAAGGAAATAGGTCAGTGTTATCGCATTGGGGGAGATGAGTTCTGCGTTCTTGCGAAAAATACCAGCGAAGCTGCCATACGCAAATGCATAAATCTGATGCTGCAATCTTTTAAAAAGGCCAGGGAAGCAGACACTATAATGCCTCTTATCTCATATGGATATAGTATTTATAACAATAGCGAACATGGAGACATATTATCATCGTTTCAGGATGCCGATAAAAAAATGTACACCTGTAAAAAGAGCAGGCAACTCGATTCATTATATAAGAGATGA
- a CDS encoding SDR family NAD(P)-dependent oxidoreductase, with product MEKYPIAVITGATSGLGELAAIELAKRGMHLVLTARNQSRAEATRNKIKELAPNAVVEFFFGDLSLMEEVKRIGKEIIAQYPKIDILVNNAGLHGFEQRVTKEGLPEMIAVNYLAPWLLTNTLLPSLLQSSKARIVNVASEASRNHGELKLPEDLTDISDFTSRGSSKLYGKTKLLNIMFTGELGRQLTGTGVTVNALNPGFNVTGLGRELGFSSVLAKILNKLHIGDPGKGADIIVRLATEDQYQGENGGYFNVGTGKPIVPVYPGGDTGMQNKLWSDTVNILAQKGYIE from the coding sequence ATGGAAAAATATCCGATTGCAGTAATAACTGGTGCTACTAGCGGTCTTGGTGAGCTGGCAGCAATTGAATTAGCCAAACGCGGAATGCATTTGGTATTAACAGCCAGGAATCAAAGCCGTGCAGAGGCTACAAGAAACAAGATAAAAGAGCTTGCTCCAAATGCAGTAGTCGAGTTTTTTTTCGGTGATTTGTCACTAATGGAGGAGGTTAAGAGAATTGGTAAGGAAATAATAGCACAATACCCTAAAATTGATATATTAGTGAACAATGCCGGTCTGCATGGTTTTGAACAGCGAGTAACCAAGGAGGGGCTGCCAGAAATGATAGCAGTGAATTATCTGGCTCCATGGCTGTTAACCAATACTTTGCTTCCTTCATTATTACAATCTTCAAAAGCGAGAATTGTTAATGTGGCTTCTGAAGCATCACGTAATCATGGAGAACTAAAATTGCCGGAGGATTTAACGGATATTTCGGATTTTACCTCCAGAGGTTCTTCCAAGCTTTATGGAAAGACGAAGCTTCTTAATATAATGTTTACAGGGGAACTTGGACGTCAGCTGACAGGGACAGGAGTTACCGTAAATGCACTAAATCCTGGGTTTAATGTTACAGGCCTCGGGCGTGAGCTGGGGTTTTCCTCTGTGTTGGCGAAGATATTAAATAAACTGCATATCGGAGATCCGGGAAAAGGCGCCGATATTATCGTACGATTAGCTACAGAAGATCAGTATCAAGGGGAGAACGGAGGATATTTTAATGTAGGCACCGGCAAACCTATTGTACCGGTATACCCAGGTGGTGACACTGGAATGCAGAATAAGTTATGGTCTGATACAGTAAATATCTTAGCACAAAAAGGTTATATTGAGTAG
- a CDS encoding GNAT family N-acetyltransferase: protein MITLRRITLDNRRELFRLEVTKEQQRYVASNLSSVASCYVLTTNGSCPMPFAIYADEQMVGFVMIVYGDTGYDQPDMAKDNYCILRLMIGEQYQNRGYGREAMVKILEYIRSFPAGTAKYCWIPYEPDNIVAKKLYESFGFCDSGEVYNNEPITVLEL, encoded by the coding sequence ATGATAACTTTACGGAGAATTACACTGGATAATCGGAGGGAATTGTTTCGGCTGGAAGTTACAAAAGAACAACAACGATATGTGGCATCAAATTTATCAAGTGTCGCATCTTGTTATGTTCTAACAACAAATGGTAGTTGTCCGATGCCCTTTGCTATCTATGCTGACGAACAGATGGTAGGTTTTGTTATGATTGTTTATGGCGATACAGGGTATGATCAGCCTGATATGGCGAAGGATAATTATTGTATATTAAGGTTGATGATAGGGGAACAATATCAGAATCGCGGGTATGGGCGTGAGGCGATGGTAAAAATACTGGAGTACATACGCTCATTTCCGGCAGGAACTGCAAAGTATTGTTGGATACCATATGAACCAGATAATATAGTGGCTAAAAAATTATATGAAAGCTTTGGTTTTTGCGATAGCGGTGAAGTATATAATAATGAGCCGATAACAGTTTTAGAATTGTAA
- a CDS encoding helix-turn-helix domain-containing protein — protein sequence MKSRMFLKEKAVHGTALFPIAIHHLSYPKGTDNFFYLHWHAEFEFVAVIEGAMVYTIEDKEYTVTAGEGLFIHSNKLHAARGYMGLPCEACVVLFHPSLFGGTHNTTYCRYIQPFLQGEMEFTLCIISSSPWQRKIIQLLFELDTLSGGNLIENELLIRSRIFEIWHLYYQNSALSINLRENKNYKLERLQPIIDYIHANYKEEMSLKFLTGLLPMSEGQFCHTFKEVMGMSPIAYVVRYRILQSCSLLTQTTWKISEIARNTGFNNVSYFNREFKKAIGCSPKEYRNEG from the coding sequence ATGAAATCCAGAATGTTCTTAAAAGAAAAAGCAGTACACGGAACGGCCTTATTTCCAATAGCCATTCATCATTTAAGTTACCCGAAAGGCACAGACAATTTTTTTTATCTTCACTGGCATGCTGAATTTGAGTTTGTTGCCGTAATAGAAGGTGCTATGGTTTATACCATAGAAGATAAGGAGTATACTGTTACTGCGGGAGAGGGATTATTCATTCATTCCAATAAGCTTCACGCTGCCAGAGGGTATATGGGTCTTCCTTGTGAAGCTTGCGTAGTGCTATTCCATCCAAGCCTTTTTGGAGGCACGCATAATACAACCTATTGTAGATATATCCAGCCATTTCTTCAAGGAGAAATGGAATTTACCCTATGCATCATCTCCTCTTCGCCCTGGCAGAGAAAGATTATTCAACTTCTATTCGAACTGGACACCTTAAGCGGAGGAAATCTAATTGAAAATGAGCTCCTTATCAGGAGCCGTATATTTGAAATCTGGCATTTGTATTATCAGAATTCAGCACTTTCCATAAACCTAAGGGAGAATAAGAATTATAAACTGGAAAGATTGCAGCCGATTATTGATTACATTCATGCTAATTACAAGGAAGAGATGTCTTTAAAATTCTTAACCGGACTGCTTCCCATGAGTGAAGGACAATTCTGCCATACCTTTAAAGAAGTTATGGGGATGTCGCCCATCGCCTATGTGGTAAGATATAGAATATTGCAAAGCTGCAGCTTATTGACCCAGACCACCTGGAAGATTTCAGAGATTGCCAGAAATACGGGCTTTAATAATGTCAGTTACTTTAACAGAGAATTTAAAAAGGCTATTGGATGCTCCCCAAAAGAGTATAGAAATGAGGGTTGA
- a CDS encoding oleate hydratase, whose amino-acid sequence MYYSKGNYESLARPEKPKDVDCKSAYLIGSGLASLAAAAFLVRDGQMDGKRIHILEKDSLAGGACDGYEYDNTGFVIRGGREVDNRYECLWDLFHSIPSLETEGASVLDEFYWLNKHDPNSSLTRATMNCGEDAHTDGKFTLSDKGTQEIMRLFFTPDEALYNRRISDVFSEEVLNSNFWLYWRTMFAFENWHSALEMKLYIKRFVHHIGGMPDFTAVRFTKLNQYESMILPLVKYLDDHNVQFHYGTKVENVIFDTKADKKVATRIDIIRNEQKEHIDLTEDDLVFITNGGCVENSSIGSQNSPAAFNHEIKQGGGWDMWRKIAAQDPSFGHPDKFCYDAEQSNWMSATVTTLDKRIPPYIQKICKRDPFSGKVVTGGIVTAKDSNWLLSWTFNRQPHFRNQPKDQLVGWIYGLFTDKPGNFVKKPMRECTGKEICMEWLYHIGVPVNEIEDMAENSANTVPCMMPYITAFFMPREAGDRPAVIPSGSVNFAFLGQFAETKRDTIFTIEYSVRTAMESVYTLLNIDRGIPEVWGSTYDIRDLLNATSTLSDGKKLTDISLEPNVKAVLAEALKKIAGTDIEKLLKEYQLI is encoded by the coding sequence ATGTATTATTCAAAAGGAAATTATGAATCACTTGCCAGACCGGAAAAACCCAAAGATGTTGATTGTAAATCAGCTTATTTAATCGGCTCCGGCCTCGCTTCACTTGCTGCCGCAGCCTTTCTTGTTCGTGACGGACAAATGGACGGAAAACGAATTCATATTCTGGAAAAGGATTCCCTGGCAGGGGGTGCTTGTGACGGGTATGAATATGATAATACCGGATTTGTAATCCGCGGTGGACGTGAGGTGGATAATCGTTATGAATGCCTTTGGGACTTATTCCATTCCATTCCCTCACTGGAAACCGAAGGCGCCAGTGTACTGGATGAGTTCTATTGGCTCAACAAACATGACCCTAACAGCTCTCTCACCCGTGCAACCATGAACTGTGGTGAAGATGCTCACACTGATGGCAAGTTTACCTTGTCAGACAAGGGCACACAAGAGATTATGAGACTATTCTTTACCCCTGATGAAGCTCTTTATAATAGACGTATTTCTGATGTGTTCAGCGAAGAGGTTCTAAATTCAAACTTCTGGTTATACTGGCGCACTATGTTTGCTTTTGAAAATTGGCACAGTGCTCTGGAGATGAAATTGTATATCAAGAGATTCGTTCATCATATTGGCGGTATGCCTGATTTCACAGCAGTTCGCTTTACAAAGCTCAACCAATACGAGTCTATGATTCTGCCGCTGGTGAAGTATTTGGATGATCATAACGTACAGTTTCATTACGGTACAAAGGTGGAAAACGTAATATTTGATACAAAAGCTGATAAGAAAGTTGCCACACGCATTGACATTATCCGTAATGAGCAGAAGGAACATATCGATCTGACTGAAGACGATCTGGTATTTATCACCAACGGCGGCTGTGTAGAGAATTCTTCTATCGGCAGCCAAAACAGCCCCGCAGCTTTTAACCATGAGATCAAGCAGGGAGGCGGCTGGGATATGTGGCGTAAAATTGCAGCTCAGGATCCATCCTTTGGTCACCCGGATAAATTCTGCTATGATGCAGAGCAAAGCAACTGGATGTCTGCAACTGTTACGACGCTGGACAAACGCATCCCTCCCTATATTCAGAAGATCTGCAAACGTGACCCCTTCAGCGGCAAGGTAGTTACCGGCGGCATCGTTACCGCTAAGGACTCAAACTGGCTGCTCAGCTGGACTTTTAACCGTCAGCCTCATTTCCGCAATCAGCCAAAGGACCAGCTAGTCGGATGGATTTACGGTTTATTTACCGACAAACCCGGTAACTTTGTCAAAAAACCCATGCGTGAATGCACCGGTAAGGAAATATGCATGGAATGGCTGTATCACATCGGTGTCCCGGTAAATGAAATCGAGGATATGGCAGAGAACAGTGCTAATACCGTACCTTGTATGATGCCTTACATTACTGCATTCTTTATGCCTAGAGAAGCAGGTGACCGCCCTGCTGTTATTCCGTCAGGCAGTGTGAATTTTGCTTTCCTTGGCCAATTTGCCGAAACAAAACGTGATACCATATTTACCATTGAGTACTCTGTCCGTACCGCTATGGAAAGTGTCTACACTCTTTTGAATATTGACCGTGGAATACCTGAAGTTTGGGGCAGTACTTATGATATTCGTGATTTACTGAATGCTACCTCAACTTTGAGTGATGGCAAAAAGCTTACCGATATCAGCCTTGAACCAAATGTAAAAGCTGTACTAGCAGAAGCTCTCAAGAAAATTGCAGGCACCGACATTGAAAAACTTCTTAAAGAATATCAATTAATTTAG
- a CDS encoding MarR family winged helix-turn-helix transcriptional regulator, whose protein sequence is MEKKLQKQDTALRTQLELALGEQLNALISASHALNVRTAALFDPQLQPAAFLIVRWLLSYGPAAATLLAESTAMDRSSVSRLVSQLKQLGYVKSETHPEDRRGILISLTETGREKALYAIKIKEEEFYKHISKLDNSELETFITLLQCFNGHESNNDITD, encoded by the coding sequence ATGGAAAAAAAATTGCAAAAACAGGATACTGCATTAAGAACACAGCTTGAACTAGCTCTTGGTGAACAACTGAATGCATTAATAAGTGCATCCCATGCACTTAATGTTAGAACGGCTGCCCTTTTCGATCCACAATTGCAACCGGCTGCTTTCCTGATAGTACGATGGCTTTTATCTTATGGTCCGGCTGCTGCTACACTTTTGGCGGAATCAACTGCCATGGATAGAAGTTCCGTCAGCCGTCTTGTTTCTCAACTTAAACAGTTGGGTTATGTAAAAAGTGAAACTCACCCGGAAGACCGCCGAGGTATATTAATATCGTTGACAGAAACCGGCCGTGAAAAAGCATTATATGCTATCAAGATCAAAGAAGAAGAATTTTATAAACACATATCGAAATTGGATAATTCAGAGCTCGAGACATTTATTACTTTACTTCAATGTTTTAATGGTCACGAGAGTAATAATGATATTACAGATTAA
- a CDS encoding nucleotidyltransferase domain-containing protein: MYNIIKTQLSQFFANANFTWGVCGGMAIDFFVDQHTRDHKDIDLFSYTEKRKDIIDFMLKKGWRVFEACGGGIQHELTKSSLEEIDLSLYCIHSSNNDYTFTPYSTKNLEISRFRKNDATIKYLEDLYRSDVKMGYLVHDEKIQTKLDYVEFLFSDNNQPLLSYIDNVDVKLSWDNVILNRDGISYMCPEMVLLYKIGIADRLKKSQDKAYHIYEEECRSDFTTTYCLMNEVQRKWLKSALILTYPEAEEYIIKLDN, from the coding sequence TTGTACAATATTATCAAAACGCAATTAAGCCAATTTTTTGCCAATGCCAATTTTACCTGGGGTGTTTGTGGCGGGATGGCTATTGATTTTTTTGTTGATCAACATACGCGAGATCATAAAGATATTGATTTATTCAGCTACACTGAAAAAAGAAAAGATATAATAGATTTCATGCTTAAAAAAGGTTGGAGGGTATTTGAAGCTTGTGGAGGTGGTATTCAACACGAACTCACTAAATCAAGCTTAGAGGAAATTGATCTAAGTTTGTATTGCATTCATTCATCAAATAATGATTATACATTTACTCCATATTCCACAAAAAACTTAGAAATATCTCGATTCAGAAAAAATGATGCAACTATTAAGTATCTAGAAGATTTATACAGGTCAGATGTAAAAATGGGTTATTTAGTTCATGACGAAAAGATTCAAACTAAATTAGATTATGTTGAGTTCCTTTTTAGTGACAACAACCAACCATTATTAAGCTATATAGATAATGTTGATGTAAAATTATCTTGGGACAATGTAATATTGAACAGAGATGGTATCTCATATATGTGTCCAGAAATGGTTTTGTTATATAAAATAGGTATTGCAGACAGGTTAAAAAAAAGTCAAGATAAAGCTTATCATATATATGAGGAAGAATGCAGAAGTGATTTTACGACAACCTACTGCTTGATGAATGAAGTACAACGTAAATGGTTAAAATCTGCACTTATATTAACTTACCCTGAAGCGGAAGAATATATAATTAAATTAGACAATTAA
- a CDS encoding WD40/YVTN/BNR-like repeat-containing protein, translated as MAECNSNNNRRENYRYKPVSVPGGGFVTGFVFHPAVPDIMYCRTDIGGIYRYDFRKECWISLVDSATDPEVWKTYPLSIALDRNNPEFLYAMVGRFPTHKIAFSPDYGNHFEYLDTPVDERGNSVSIHGNAPGRSTGERLVVDPNDSDILYMGTMENGLWKTKDRCKTWEQLTICYPGRKPEKNISFVEIDPASGSSGVPSGRIVVAVSGEGGSPGNNIRGQSVYISNDGGENFTPLSLEPAPLLSGSSDYPGYVGQRAVFLEKYLYITYAAYNIGWSNWNSYGCDTGRCYDGGLYRYELDSEGNVLEALDITPPNIFAAALQENEASGRRLGYGMGGICGDRSRLGTIICSTILSEQDTIYSSMDYGVTWIPVLSGLTIGNIDFNVSYQKPEYNGNESLIHWMSDVKINPFDSDRAFFNTGAGVFMTKNLRNAEYGKAVNWSCCDVGMEETVHLNIYSPPSGNVKLIDIIGDYGGFVFTDLDKPARNTFEDYKKDRWITAMNADYPDSNPNLLVVTPRGNWKGKTKGGLIISYDQGNTWEQLPDPLGLSEELDKQIQELKNPNVTSGWVAVSADGNRILWTIGIPVYASRLVYTKDLGKSWHQSTIYNLEGKPFTDTNIPFKVMSDRVNPDIFYGFGEVRKGGGFYVSTNGGETFYEVQVPLGFPEVNLAGIDSEQHYEIRAESGKEGVIWLAMNQYGLWKITYNYKANQLQGKRVSKAGDYIKRIGLGKEAPDSDFKTLYTSGTINQEYGFYKSLDEGVNWIRINDEEHQYGDIRSISGDPRVYGRIYVATGTRGVVYGEPL; from the coding sequence ATGGCTGAGTGTAATAGCAATAATAACCGGAGGGAGAACTATCGGTATAAACCGGTTAGTGTTCCCGGCGGGGGATTTGTTACAGGTTTTGTATTTCATCCTGCGGTACCGGATATCATGTACTGCAGGACAGATATTGGAGGTATCTACCGGTATGATTTTAGGAAAGAGTGCTGGATATCCTTAGTTGATTCGGCTACAGACCCGGAGGTCTGGAAGACCTATCCTCTTTCAATTGCCCTTGACCGCAATAATCCGGAATTTTTATATGCCATGGTTGGCCGTTTCCCAACCCACAAAATAGCCTTTTCACCGGATTACGGAAACCATTTCGAATACCTGGACACACCTGTTGATGAGAGGGGTAATTCTGTTTCAATCCATGGAAATGCTCCCGGCCGCTCTACGGGAGAAAGACTGGTGGTAGACCCTAATGATTCCGATATTTTGTATATGGGGACCATGGAGAACGGTTTATGGAAAACAAAAGACCGTTGTAAGACCTGGGAGCAGCTGACTATCTGTTACCCCGGAAGAAAACCAGAAAAGAATATTTCCTTTGTGGAAATTGATCCTGCAAGCGGAAGCAGCGGTGTACCATCAGGGAGAATTGTTGTAGCGGTAAGCGGTGAAGGTGGTTCTCCCGGCAATAACATAAGAGGGCAAAGTGTCTACATCAGTAATGACGGAGGAGAGAATTTTACCCCCCTTTCCTTAGAACCGGCGCCTCTTCTTAGCGGGTCTTCGGATTATCCGGGATATGTGGGGCAAAGGGCTGTCTTTTTAGAAAAGTACCTGTATATCACTTATGCTGCCTATAATATTGGTTGGTCTAACTGGAACAGCTACGGCTGTGATACGGGGCGGTGTTATGACGGTGGGCTATACCGTTATGAACTGGATAGTGAGGGCAATGTACTGGAAGCGCTGGATATAACCCCTCCCAATATTTTTGCTGCCGCCTTACAGGAGAATGAGGCGTCCGGCAGAAGATTGGGCTATGGGATGGGTGGAATATGCGGGGATAGAAGTAGACTCGGTACTATAATCTGTTCCACTATTCTATCAGAACAGGATACCATTTACAGTTCAATGGATTACGGTGTAACCTGGATACCGGTGCTCTCCGGCCTTACAATCGGGAATATTGATTTTAATGTATCTTATCAAAAGCCCGAATATAATGGGAATGAATCTCTGATACATTGGATGTCGGATGTCAAGATTAACCCCTTTGACAGTGATAGGGCATTCTTTAATACCGGAGCCGGAGTTTTTATGACAAAGAACCTAAGGAATGCAGAGTACGGCAAGGCGGTAAATTGGTCCTGCTGTGATGTAGGTATGGAAGAAACCGTGCACCTAAACATCTATTCACCTCCTTCCGGAAATGTAAAGCTAATTGATATTATCGGGGATTATGGCGGGTTTGTATTTACAGATCTGGATAAACCGGCGAGAAATACCTTTGAAGATTATAAAAAAGACAGATGGATAACTGCCATGAATGCAGATTACCCGGACAGTAACCCCAATCTTTTAGTAGTAACCCCAAGAGGTAATTGGAAAGGGAAAACCAAAGGAGGTCTGATTATATCCTATGACCAGGGTAATACCTGGGAACAGTTACCGGATCCCTTAGGGCTTAGTGAGGAGCTGGACAAACAGATTCAGGAGCTTAAGAACCCCAATGTCACCTCCGGTTGGGTGGCTGTTTCCGCAGACGGTAATAGGATTCTTTGGACAATTGGAATTCCTGTCTATGCTTCAAGGCTTGTTTATACCAAAGACCTGGGCAAGAGCTGGCATCAATCGACGATATATAATCTGGAGGGAAAGCCTTTCACAGATACTAATATTCCTTTTAAAGTAATGTCTGACCGTGTGAATCCCGATATTTTTTATGGCTTTGGGGAAGTAAGGAAGGGCGGAGGTTTCTATGTAAGCACAAATGGCGGCGAGACCTTTTATGAGGTGCAAGTTCCCCTTGGATTCCCGGAGGTGAACTTAGCCGGTATTGACAGCGAACAGCATTATGAGATTAGAGCGGAGTCAGGCAAAGAAGGGGTTATATGGCTGGCTATGAATCAATATGGATTGTGGAAAATTACTTATAATTATAAAGCCAATCAGCTTCAAGGAAAGCGGGTATCCAAAGCAGGAGACTACATAAAAAGGATAGGTCTTGGAAAAGAAGCCCCAGACAGTGACTTCAAAACATTGTATACCAGCGGTACCATAAATCAGGAATATGGATTCTATAAATCTCTGGATGAAGGTGTGAACTGGATTCGTATAAATGACGAGGAACATCAGTATGGTGATATCCGGTCCATCTCCGGTGACCCCAGAGTATATGGCAGAATCTATGTAGCTACCGGAACCAGAGGAGTGGTATATGGTGAGCCTCTCTGA
- a CDS encoding lactate utilization protein, translating into MEFTKLKNSLECLGYTVSEFNNAGDATMYLANQLRDSTIGIGGSVTVEEMKLYDALVSQNEVYWHMRLPENMSVMEARKRANRSDFYISSVNGIAETGEIINIDNTGNRVSAISFGHDKVYLIIGENKIAPSYEEALDRARNIAAPLNAKRLGVKTPCAIKGDKCYDCKSPQRICRNISVLWEKPTGSEYEVILIHEKLGY; encoded by the coding sequence ATGGAATTTACAAAACTTAAAAATAGTCTGGAGTGCTTAGGATATACCGTAAGTGAATTTAATAATGCAGGGGATGCAACCATGTATTTAGCAAATCAACTGAGGGATAGTACTATTGGAATTGGAGGTTCAGTTACTGTAGAAGAAATGAAACTGTATGATGCATTGGTGTCTCAGAATGAAGTGTATTGGCATATGCGATTACCTGAAAACATGAGTGTCATGGAAGCAAGAAAGAGAGCAAATCGGTCAGATTTCTACATTTCTTCGGTAAATGGAATTGCTGAAACAGGAGAAATCATCAATATAGATAATACAGGAAATCGTGTTTCTGCAATCAGTTTTGGACATGATAAAGTTTATTTGATAATTGGTGAAAATAAAATAGCTCCAAGCTATGAAGAGGCCTTAGATAGAGCAAGAAATATCGCTGCACCCCTTAATGCCAAACGTTTGGGAGTAAAAACGCCATGTGCGATAAAGGGTGATAAATGTTATGATTGTAAAAGCCCGCAGAGAATATGCAGAAATATTTCTGTATTATGGGAGAAACCTACAGGGAGTGAATATGAAGTTATTTTAATTCATGAAAAGCTTGGATATTAG